The following DNA comes from Methanosarcina vacuolata Z-761.
AGAGGAAAAGTGGGCTGAGTACGCGAGCAAGAGCATTGGTATAGCAAATCCAAGAGAATAAACTGAAAGGGTAAGGGCTCCTGTAATAGTATTTCCGTTTAAAGCTACCATGGTCAGGATCGAGCCTAGAATTGGTCCGACGCAAGGGATCCAGAGAACACCGAGGGAAAGGCCAAGCAAGAAGCCAGAAACAGGTCCTTCATCACCCATTTTCCCCAGAAGGGGAAACTTTGAAAATGCATTGAATAGGCTTATGTCAAAGAGTAGTGCAAAGCCCAATAAGAGAATAAGGACCTCTGCGAGAATTTTCAGTTGATCGGTATACGCGCTGAATACTGCCCCAAAGGCAGATGTTGCCACTCCCATTATGGTGAAGGATATTGAGACTCCAAGCACTATTGCAAGAGGCCTCAATTTGTTTTTTCCTGCGGATGTTGCCAGGACAGCAGGCAGAAGGGGAAGGATGCAAGGAGACAGGACACTGATAATTCCTGCTCCAAATGCAGCCACGGGGGAAATAACT
Coding sequences within:
- a CDS encoding cytochrome c biogenesis CcdA family protein, which translates into the protein MYYEVISPVAAFGAGIISVLSPCILPLLPAVLATSAGKNKLRPLAIVLGVSISFTIMGVATSAFGAVFSAYTDQLKILAEVLILLLGFALLFDISLFNAFSKFPLLGKMGDEGPVSGFLLGLSLGVLWIPCVGPILGSILTMVALNGNTITGALTLSVYSLGFAIPMLLLAYSAHFSSSKIRLISKWDAVFKKGAGTVLVLFGLYMIYQNHFQWFV